A window of Hordeum vulgare subsp. vulgare chromosome 5H, MorexV3_pseudomolecules_assembly, whole genome shotgun sequence genomic DNA:
CGGTTAATCATCCTAATCAAGATCGATTATTGGATTACAATTTTTTTTTTATTCTGAGTTTTATTCTCAGATTCTATCTGAGGGGTTTGCGATTGTTGTGGAAATCCCATTCTCGCTACGGGAATTATCTTgtccgaaagaaaaagaaataccaaaGTTTCAGAATTTACGCTCTATTCATTCAATATTTCCCTTTTTAGAAGACAAATTTTTGCATTTGGATTATCTATCACATATAGAAATACCCTATCCTATCCATTTGgaaatcttggttcaactccttcAATACCGTATCCAAGATGTTCCATCTTTGCATTTATTGCGATTCTTTCTCAACTACTATTCGAATTGGAATAGTTTTATTACTTCAATGAAATCCattcttttttttcaaaaagaaaataaaagactaGTTAAATTCCTATATAACTCTTATGTATCAGAATAtgaatttttcttgttgtttcttCGTAAACAATCTTCTTGCTTACCATTAGCATATTCTGGAACTTTTCTGGAACGAATCCACTTTTCTAGGAAGATGGAACATTTTGGGATAATGTACCCTGGTTTTTCTCGGAAAACCTTATGGTTCTTTATGGATCCTCTTATACATTATGTTCGATATCAAGGAAAGGCAATTCTTGCATCAAAAggcagtttttttttgaaaaagaaatgGAAATGCTACCTTATCAATTTCTGGCAATATTATTTCTTTGTTTGGACTCAGCCGCGAAGAATCCATATAAACCAATTAGCAAACTCTTGCTTCGATTTTATGGGATACCTTTCAAGTGTACCAAAAAGTCCTTTGTTGGTAAGGAATCAAATGCTGGAGAATTCATTTCTCATAGATACTCGAATGAAAAAAATCGATACCATAGTCCCCGCTACTCTCCTCATAGGATACTTATCAAAAGCTCAATTTTGTACTGGATCGGGGCATCCTATTAGTAAACCCATTTGGACGGATTTATCAGATTGGGATATTCTTGATCGATTTGGTCGGATATGTAGAAAtctttttcattatcatagtggaTCTTCGAAAAAACGGACTTTGTATCGACTAAAGTATATACTTCGACTTTCATGCGCTAGAACTTTAGCTCGTAAACATAAAAGCACGGTACGAACTTTTATGCAACGATTGGGTTcggcatttttagaagaattttttACGGAAGAAGAGCAAGTTTTTTCTTTGATGTTCACCAAAACAACTCTTTTTTCTTTCAGTGGATCACACACTGAGCGTATTTGGTATTTGGATATTATAGGTATCAATGACCTGGTCAACCCTCTTAATTAATCATTAGACAAAACTAATAAACAGGAAAGGGTTGATAAATGATCAAGaaaaaactttcatatttttcATTCTGAAATGTTCCTTTTATTATAATAAAGAGTAGGTGAATCAACTTACTAATTAAAAAATTAGTAGAACTTCCTCTTTGGAATAGAATATTGGCTATTTCTACATAGGGAAAGTCGTGTGCAATGAAAAATGCAAGCACGATTTGGGGAGGGATTTTTCTCTATTGTAACAAGGAAGAATTATCTACTCCATCCGACTAGTTCCGGGTTCGAGTCCCGGGCAACCCATATAGAAAAGACCCATCAAAGTTTTTAACTTTTACTCACTTCATTTACAAATAcaaaattattggtttggttaatTTATTTATATGGATAGCCAATCTTTGGGCTGACTTGGTTGACATTGGTATATAGTCTATGTTATACTGTTAAATAACAAGCCTTCTATTATCTATATTCTAGTTAATACGTGTGCTTGGGAGTCCTTGCAATTTGAATAAACCAAGATCTTACCATGACTGCAATTTTAGAGAGACGCGAAAGTACAAGCCTGTGGGGTCGCTTCTGCAACTGGATAACTAGCACTGAAAATCGTCTTTACATCGGATGGTTCGGTGTTTTGATGATCCCTACCTTATTGACCGCAACTTCTGTATTTATTATCGCCTTCATCGCTGCCCCTCCAGTAGATATTGATGGTATTCGCGAGCCTGTTTCTGGTTCTTTACTTTATGGAAACAATATTATCTCTGGTGCTATTATTCCTACTTCTGCGGCGATCGGATTGCACTTTTACCCAATTTGGGAAGCTGCATCTGTTGATGAGTGGTTATACAATGGTGGTCCTTATGAGCTAATTGTTCTACACTTCTTACTTGGTGTAGCTTGTTATATGGGTCGTGAGTGGGAACTTAGTTTCCGTCTGGGTATGCGTCCTTGGATTGCTGTTGCATATTCAGCTCCTGTTGCAGCTACTACTGCTGTTTTCTTGATTTACCCTATTGGTCAAGGAAGCTTTTCTGATGGTATGCCTTTAGGAATCTCTGGTACTTTCAACTTTATGATTGTATTCCAGGCAGAGCACAACATCCTTATGCATCCATTCCACATGTTAGGTGTAGCTGGTGTATTCGGCGGTTCCCTATTCAGTGCTATGCATGGTTCCTTGGTAACCTCTAGTTTGATCAGGGAAACTACTGAAAATGAATCTGCTAATGAGGGTTACAAATTTGGTCAAGAGGAAGAGACTTATAATATTGTGGCTGCTCATGGTTATTTTGGCCGATTAATCTTCCAATATGCTAGTTTCAACAACTCTCGTTCTTTACACTTCTTCTTGGCTGCTTGGCCTGTAGTAGGAATCTGGTTCACTGCTTTAGGTATTAGTACTATGGCTTTCAACCTAAATGGTTTCAATTTCAACCAATCTGTAGTTGATAGTCAAGGTCGCGTTATTAATACTTGGGCTGATATCATCAACCGTGCTAACCTTGGTATGGAAGTAATGCACGAACGTAATGCTCACAACTTCCCTCTAGACTTAGCTGCTGTTGAAGTTCCAGCTATTAATGGATAAGGTTTTTCTGCTAACATATAAGAATTTTTGAAGAAAGAAAAGACAAAAATACCCAATATCTTGTTCTAGCAAGATATTGGGTattttgaatcttttttttcttcttaatcTTTCTATTCAGAATTCAGTTAACGACGAGATTTAGTATCCTTTCTTGCATTTTCATAACTCATAAAATGCCGAGTAGGCACGAATTCTCCCAATTTGCGACCTACCATAGGATTTGTTATGTAAATAGGTATATGTTCCTTTCCATTATGAATCGCAATTGTATGGCCAACCATTGTGGGTAGAATGCTAGATGCCCGGGACCACgttactattgtttctttctcctccttcatattgaccttttctatctttgccaataaatgatgagctacaaaaggattcgttttttttcgtgtcacagctgattactccttttttcctttttaaagaGTGGCATTCTATGTCCAATATCTCGATCGAAGTACGGAGGTCAgaataaatagaataatgatcaacggaaaaaagaaaaaaatcctttAGCTGGATGAGGGGCGGATGTAGCCAAGTGGATCAAGGTAGTGGATTGTGAATCCACCATGCGCGGGTTCAATTCCCGTCGTTCGCCCATCGCAttattgcaaattccaaaaatgcAATTTTCCATATTCCTAGTTACGTATTTACTTACGGCGACGAAGAATAAAACTATCgctatattttttccttttcctagttcttcttccaagcgcagGATAACCCCAAGGGGTTGTGGGTTTTTTTCTACCAATGGGAGCTTTCCCTTCACCGCCCCCATGGGGGTGGTCCACAGGGTTCATAACTACCCCTCTTACTACGGGGCGTTTACCTAGCCAACACTTAGATCCGGCTCTACCCAAACTTTTTTGGTTCACCCCAACATTACCCACTTGTCCGACTGTTGCTAAGCAATTTTGGGATACTAAACGGACCTCCCTAGATGGTAATCTTAAAGTGGCCGATTTACCCTCTTTTGCAATGAGTTTCGCTACAGCACCTGCTGCTCTAGCTAATTGCCCACCCCTTCCACGTGTGATTTCTATGTTATGCATGGCCGTGCCTAAGGGCATATCGGTTGAAGTAGattcttcttttctctcaaaaaccCCCTTCCCAAACTGTACAAGCTTCTTCCAAAGCATACGGCTTTCTAGATGTATATGACGATCTCTAGACAGATGGATCTTATATGAATCATATGATGAAGCACCACATGAGTGGATATATAGGAAAGGAATCCAAATCTGCCGAATCGCTCATGTTATGATCTTCTACATCCTAGGTCTCTGCGTTCCGTCATCTGGCTTATGTTCTTCATGTAGCATTCAGATCGAATGACTCTATGAAATTACGTCGATACTTCCACATATTATGGGTAACGTAGGAGACATCCCTATTTTCCCCCGGGGGTCTTAATTACCACTGCTTAGCTTTCAATTTGCCTCTGACCATCAAATTAAATGTGAATAACCCGTCCTCCTCTCTTTGAAACAAGGGGCGCTTCCGGTTCTGTGCGTGCTTCAAACAATTTTGTCTTCTCCATATTACCATatctctagagtcaataattttctaTGAGGAACTACTGAACTCAATCACTTGCTGCCGTTACTCAACAGTTTTCTGTTGAGGTCTATCCCGTAGAGGTAGTCAAATTGGATCAGTGATCGATTTCTAGGTTTCGTCGTAAACCTAATTGGTTACTTCCAATTACGTAAATCAATAGTTCAAACCGCACTCAAAGGTAGGGCATTTCCCATTGATATAGGAACTTTTGTACCAGAAACAATAGTATCTCCAATTATAGCCCCTCTGGGATGTAAAATATATCTCTTCTCACCATCCCCATAGTGTATGAGACAAATGTATGCATTTCAATTAGGGTCGTATTCTATGGTTACGATTCTACCAGATATGTCTTTTTGATTCCGTCGAAAATCTATTTTACGGTATAGGCGCTTATGACCTCCCCCTCTATGCCTTGCGGTAATGATTCCTCTGGCATTACGACCTTTACCACAACGGTGCCGTCCATGGATCAAATTATTTCGTGGATTGGATTTCACTTGCCTGTCTACGGTTCCCTTGCGTGTGCTCGGGATAGGTGTTTTGTATAAATGTTTCGCCGTATTATTAAGTATTCTCCTTTAGTTTTTTTCTCTATCTAGAAGTGGAATAGAATAACCCGGTTGAAGGGTAATGATCATACGTCTGTAATGCATTGTATGGCCCAGAATAGGTcctattcttctaccttttccaggtagtcgatggctattcacagctaccaccttaacaccaaagaagagttcgacccaatgctttatttctgtcttagtgaatcccgattcgacattaaaagtatattgattctttcccaataaatgaagacttttttctgtaaatactgcgtatttgattccatccataaatcgactttccctcctatgctctgagttccagtatcgataagaattcgagttcttattgttcttatgttaTGGTATGAATATACCATACCAATTCGTTATGTATGGATGATGGATGAGATTCCATGGATAGAGAGCCAGTTCCAATAGACTTATGGAATGTTCCCGTTCGTGTGCATCCAGCAGGAATTGAACCCGCAAATTTACCAATTATGAGTTGGGCGCTTTAACCATTCAGCCATGGATGCTTAACAGGGATCATCGTACATCGTAAATAACCAATTTTCATATAGAAAGACATATCATAGAAAAATGAAATCGAAAATATTCCGAGATGGCAAATATTCGGAGATGACTATGAAAACACCTCTCTGGATCCTCGAATTGAAAGAGAGAttgagagggatcaagaatcctaattctcgctatttggaatggatccaattctattgagtctgactcatagtgatcatttctctttagcaaagaatgaccttggttatcaaagGATTGAACAACCGGGATCCATTTCCTTATGATACCTAGTTGGCATTGATAACAAGGAtctaatgaattatgagtttaataGATCCTCTTTAGCAGAAAGACGTATATTCCTTGCTCATTATCAGACAATCACTTATTCCCAAACCTCGTGTGGGACTAATCGTTTTCATTTACCATCTCATGGAAAACCCTTTTCGTTCCGCTTAGCCCTATCGGGTATTTTAGTGATAGGTTCTATAGGAACTGGACGATCCTATTTGGTCAAATACCTAACGAAAAATTACGATTTTCCTTTCATTAAGGTACGAGGGCTTCTTATTCCACAAGAACGAAAGCACCTTTTCATTCTTTCATATACTAGGGGTTTTTACTTGGAAAAGACAATGTTCCATACTAAAGGATTCGGGTCCATAACCACGAGTTCCAGTGCACTAGATCTTGTAGCACTTAGCAACGAGGCCCTATCCATTAGTATTCCACATAAGAAatccattctagaaaaaaatacaaTTAGATTAGCTCTTCATAGACAAACTTGGGGTTTGCGAGCCAAGGTAAGATCGGCTCGGGATCATGGGACCCTTTTCTATCAGATAGGAGGGGCTCTTGTACAAAATAGACTTACTAAGTAATAACCCCATAGAATCTATCTATATAAAGATAAAGAGGCAATCGTGTCAGGAAGCGGGTTTTTCTTTGGCCAAAAGGTACTTCGAACTTGGAGCGAGCATGAAGAGATTAACGAGACTTCTTTCTCTTTTGAGTTTTTCTGGCGGACCTGCCGCGCAAGATCTTTGGTCTTCCCCTGGAACCGATGAAAAAAAGTGGATCGCTTCTTATGTACTCGCTCAGAATGATTCTTCTCTATCTATAGTTCATGGCCTATTAGAAGTAGAAGGTGCTCTGGTGCAATCCTTACCGACAGAAAAAGATTGCAGTCAGGTTGATAATAGTCGAGTGACATTACTTCGTCGGTCCGAACTAAGGAATCTGTTATAAATGTTTTGAAATGGATATTGTTCTCTCTTTGATCAGGGATTGCTATATgaaaagaagtggagtttgaaaaAGGGAACGGAATGCTCAAACCGGAACTGCTAGAGGAACGAATTTTCAATAGCATAACTTGGGCTCCTAGAATATGGCGCCCTTGGGACAatctatttgattgcagggttttgtTCCGAAGCAAAGATATCCGCGGAGGCCGGTTCGTTCGTCCTATTCTGATATTCAGGACCAAGAGGTACTGGATTCTCTTTCGGAtaggccctgaaaggagaagaaaggtTGAAATGCCAACGGACCTCTGTCTATTCTCTAATTCACCCGATCCGATAGTACCCGTTTTTGGAA
This region includes:
- the LOC123398160 gene encoding photosystem II protein D1-like — translated: MTAILERRESTSLWGRFCNWITSTENRLYIGWFGVLMIPTLLTATSVFIIAFIAAPPVDIDGIREPVSGSLLYGNNIISGAIIPTSAAIGLHFYPIWEAASVDEWLYNGGPYELIVLHFLLGVACYMGREWELSFRLGMRPWIAVAYSAPVAATTAVFLIYPIGQGSFSDGMPLGISGTFNFMIVFQAEHNILMHPFHMLGVAGVFGGSLFSAMHGSLVTSSLIRETTENESANEGYKFGQEEETYNIVAAHGYFGRLIFQYASFNNSRSLHFFLAAWPVVGIWFTALGISTMAFNLNGFNFNQSVVDSQGRVINTWADIINRANLGMEVMHERNAHNFPLDLAAVEVPAING